The following coding sequences are from one Humulus lupulus chromosome X, drHumLupu1.1, whole genome shotgun sequence window:
- the LOC133803808 gene encoding ureide permease 1-like → MFAMAGGVVLSLGNLSTQYAWAFVGLSVTEVITVSITVVIGTTSNYFLDNRINRAEILFPGVGCFLVAVCLASTVHSSNAADNKEKLEGFSSKEGCLGKALSLDCPYVSLLVYAFLYSDQYSTWQQMINVIH, encoded by the exons ATGTTTGCAATGGCAGGAGGGGTGGTACTTAGCCTTGGAAATCTCTCAACTCAGTATGCTTGGGCTTTTGTTGGCTTATCAGTCACAGAAGTGATCACTGTAAGCATAACAGTTGTTAtag GAACAACCTCGAATTACTTTTTAGACAATAGAATTAATAGAGCCGAGATCCTTTTCCCTGGTGTTGGCTGCTTCTTGGTTGCAGTTTGCCTTGCTTCTACTGTCCACTCATCTAATGCAGCTGATAATAAAGAAAAGCTTGAAGGTTTTTCATCTAAAGAGGG GTGTTTGGGAAAAGCACTCTCATTGGACTGTCCATATGTTTCTTTGCTGGTGTATGCTTTTCTCTATTCTGACCAGTATTCAACTTGGCAACAAATGATCAATGTCATACATTGA